A stretch of DNA from Odocoileus virginianus isolate 20LAN1187 ecotype Illinois chromosome 7, Ovbor_1.2, whole genome shotgun sequence:
GAGTTACCTTCCTGCTCACAGAATGAACTTCCCTAGAATGGGAACACGACTGCTGctggtttgggggtttttttttttggtattctcCCCACTTATCACATAAAGAATCCGAGACATGGAGAAGCACACTGCCTTGATCAAACACACACAAGTAGAGGAGGAGCTGGAAATAAAAACCAGGTCACTCAAAGCTTGATGCAGGACTCTGTTCGACAAACATGCTGTCTCCTTGGAACGTTAATGCATGGGAACACCACTGCTTTTGACAACCAGTCTCGCCTATATCTGAGGCCTCCTTTCTCCCAAATTTAACACTCCCTTTTCTGATTTACACTCCCTGGTGAGGCAAAGCCCAGGATCTTCACACAACTCAACTTCCCCAGGGTCCTACAGGCCCATCCCACTGTGCCTGGAGCCAAGGACCCGCTGAGCGCGCCCCAACTCAGGCGGGGGGAACATCAGCTCAGCCCATCCTCTGAGTGAGCACAGGCAGACTCAGTCACGCCGTCTTCAGTCTGCAGTCCTGTGGGATCAACCCGCTAAGGGTAAACCCGGGGAGGCCAAGGGACGGCAAAGCAGCGCAGACCCAGCGGCTGAGAACATTCTCCTTGTGAGCTCACAGCCCCAGACCAGAAGGGGCAGAAAGCCAGATCCTACCCTCCCTGCCTCGGTCCTCTCAAACCCTCCTGCTGTTCCTGACCTCACCCAGGGTGCGGCCACAGGGCCGGGGATGACCCCGCTCAAGCACAGAGCCCCAGGATCCCATGCGAGGGGGTGTTAGCCCCTCTTACCCACATCACTCACTTCAGTGCGTTGGCTACTTTGTAGTAAAGACAGATGACGACGGCCATCAGAACGAGCATGGCCAACAGGATAGCACCACCAATGCAGAACATAATTATCGCGTTAACTTTGGAGTTTTTATCTAGGCAGAGAAGTACAGGCAAGCAGTGAACGTGGCTTCCCTTCTCACAGTCACTTAGCAACCACAATATGCTTCCTTCAGTGGAAGAAGAAAGAACCCAATGCTTGTAAAGCACAAATGAGTCTTCCTAGGGGGGTGTCCAGGACCATAAGTGGGCCTAGAGATGGGGGGAAATGTTCATTTCTAAGGGAGATGGGACTCAAACACAAAgtccagagagaaagaaggaaagacagtgggaagaatctttttttctctttcacatgcAGCAAAGTGCAGCTGTAAATAACAAACCTGCCTACACTGGAGCAAATGATTTTACTTCCAAACATCTGGGCCTCGAGGTTCACTTTCAGAGTCACCTCTGTTCACTTTCAGAGTCAGAATTGAACCACTGCTGTACATTAGGCTTAAAAATCTCTAACAGCAATTATTAAGGGAACAACTTTCTTAAAATGTTATGTTCATAGTCCTAAGAATATACTTATCTCTCTTGTAAGAGATATGTGTTTCAGGAAAAGGAAGTTTTTCCACTCTCCCTCTGACAACGGCCAACTTTCTCCTAAACCCTAAATCTTTCCAGGAAGTCCAAGTTATGTGGAATAAGCAGTTTATTTAATCTAATGCCCTTAAACTCGGGTAAAGTGACTTGGAAGAGAGAACGAAACCATCCAACCGCCAAAGCATACTTACGAGAATCTAAGTCGTCAAAGCTGGATGAAGgctgacagtaaaaaaaaattacaattaaaataaacttgagGGAACAGTACATCTTATCAGGGATTTCTCAAACCtttaatttgagaaagaaaattctaACTGTCCCTGTTAAGAGTAATTGAGATGTAAGTTTGAAGAGCTCGCTTTTAGAAGTACAGCCTCCACCAGAGCAGAATGGAGAATCAACTGTCCAGCTCCAACTTCTGTGCCAATCAGGCCATATGCTGTGTGACATCAACTCTTTGGACATCAGCTCTTTTTCATGGAGTTCTGAATTCCATTCAATGTTCAGATATATTGTGGCACCAGTGGACATGTAAATGCCCAAATactattttaaatcatttcatttcaatctcaCATTTTCAGGTTTTGTTTCTCTCAGAGGACTTTTTAAAGGTTTGACTGTTAATCAAAAGGAAATCTGGGGGTTCAATACAATAAAAAGACAGTGATGTGGGGAGGCTAATATCTAAAAATGCTCAATATTTGTAAAGGTACAGTTATAGAAGGCTGCTTAGACTCTGTTTTAGCAACACAAAGAAATAGTATATACTTGTAGCCACTTAATAGGATTCAGATATAAGTTCACTGAATGACTTCAGAATATTATCATACTTTATGGTTAAGACAAAAAGATTTCAAAAAGCAATTTGAATATCAGGATATCTTTTAAATCGAGGTTCTATGATTTTAACGTACTCACACCAGCAAAGCTGGTTccattaaatgaaagaattaatttaACTACAAAGGGTTAGTCCTTGCTGCTCTGGCCAATCCCTGGGTGAGGTTACAAATAGCAGGGAGTTATCACCCTGCCAAAAATGCCAAAAATAGTGGCATAAGATCTCTGAAAATTCTCTGCtctataaaagcaataaaaatctggcaaacaaaacaaaacaaaaactgtcagAATCAGGTTTTTCTGACTCTGAATACTAACTATAAGCTTTTAGCAGCTCAGGGAATATTTAAGAACAACTGAATTTCAGTATGAACAGCATGCTAGCATGCCTTGTGGCTGTTTCACCATTCATTCTCCAGCTCCAtgaagacttctttttttcttttttttttaatttatttttattagttgaaggctaattactttacaatactgtagtggtttttgccatacattgacatgaatcagccatggatttacatgtgttccccctcccgcctccctccccatcccatccctctgggtcttcccagtgcaccagccccgagcacttgtctcatgcatccaacctgggctggtgatctgtttcacccttgatagtatacttgtttcaatgctattctctcagaacaccccaccctcgccttttcccacagagtcccaaagtctgttctgtacatctgtgtctctttttctgtttcgcatatagagttatcattaccatctttttaaattccatatatatgcgttagtatactgtattggtctttatctttctggcttacttcactctgtataatgggctccagtttcatccatctcattagaactgattcaagtgaattctatttaatggctgagtaatattccattgtgtatatgtaccacagcttccttatccattcgtctgctgatgggcatctaggttgcttctgtgtcctggcaattataaacagtgctgcgatgaacattggggtgcacgtgtctctttcagatctggtttcctcggtgtgtatgcccaggagtgggattgctgggtcatatggcagttctatttccagtttttttacggaatctccacattgttctccatcatggctgtactagtttgcattcccaccagcagtttaagagggttcccttttctccaccccctctccagaatttattgcttgtagacaaatcacagcaggatcctctatgacctacctcccagaatattggaaacaaaagcaaaaataaacaaatgtgacctaatcaaacttaaaagcttttgcataacaaaggaaactataagcaaggtgaaaagacagccctcagaatgggagaaaataatagcaagtgaagcaacaaaggattaatctcaaaaatatacaagcaaatcctgcagctcaattccagaaaaataaatgacccaataaaaaaatgggccaaagaactaaacagacatttctccaaagaagacatacagatggctaacaaacacatgaaaagatgctcaacatcactcattatcagagaaatgcaaatcaaaaccacaacgaggtaccattacacgccagtcaggatggctgctatccaaaagtctagaaGCCTTATTTTCAATAGCCCAGATCCAACGCCGCCAACCAGATGGAGGAGGATAGAACTAGAGCTCTTTCAAAGCCTCATTCCCAAGAGGTCATCACCTGACTCATCTGCTGGTTTTCTCAAAGACCTCACTTACAAAGCTATCTGTAACTGACTCAACTTGGAGTCCAAGTTGAGTGAAAGAAGTGCAAGAAGTCTTCTCACAGAACTTCTGGCAAAAAGTTCTCACTTCCTGGCTCTCTGAGCAGTGGATAATATTTGGGGCCAATGATTGTTGTCTGTCAGCTATTAAGCTAATCAATAGAGACTTCAGTGTCCACACACAACAAAGAATTCAGACTTTACACAGAATTAGTTTAGAAAAATCACTAAGCAAACAAG
This window harbors:
- the LOC110140530 gene encoding protein FAM24B-like, with the protein product MYCSLKFILIVIFFYCQPSSSFDDLDSHKNSKVNAIIMFCIGGAILLAMLVLMAVVICLYYKVANALNMPKVPVCLALKSNPAVVTPDKVSAALTAGSYPSLQCCDECNLYPGFDALPPCCCNVNEGL